From Aspergillus luchuensis IFO 4308 DNA, chromosome 2, nearly complete sequence:
CTCAATCAAATAGTAAGTCATCAATTTATCTTGTAATATCtatgtttgttgttggggtgtACTATGTTTCATTGCGTCATGTGCCTGTGCCTGGACTGCGGTGTGATAGGGTGATGTGTTACCCCGGTGTATGCTTTACGCACATGGCTTGGTAATGATTATGAAATGAGTCAGTTGTGATTGTCTTTTACACTCACTGAGGGGGTATGGGAATGCCTACGTTTGCTGTCCAAGCTTTCTCTTTGTCATCCAACCTTGCCGTCCATCATGTCGGTCGTATATTGCTACTATTGCGCATCATGCTGTCACATTATATGTCAACGCTTGTACTAACAGTTTCCAGGTCATCGATTATCTTGCGAAGAAGGGCTATAGTCGTACGGAGGCTATGCTACGTATTGAGTCGGCACATCAAGAAATCGATGGCCGTCCTCCTATGCCCCCTCTTGGCGAAGATGCACGACCCAAGTACAGGATGGGATTTGGTAAGTCCTTTTCGGTCTTGATGATACGAAACAGTGCTAACAGTACGTAGACTTGCTCAAGGTTTGGGTTGAAGACAACTTGGATCTTTATAAGGTAAGAAGCAGAATCCTGCTCACATGTATCGGATTTATACTTACGTTCTAAAGCCTGAACTGAGACGTGTCCTCTGGCCGCTATTCGTGTACACCTTCATCAACATGGTGTCTTCTTTCAAGCCGCAGGATGCCAAGCAGTTCTTTGATCTGAACAAGAACCTCTTCTTGCCTGAGCACACAGAAGATGTGCGGGCTTTGGAGCCAATCAGCTTGCCAGAGCATGTGCAAGCTAATTCAACCGCCAAGTTATATCGTACAAACAAGTACCGTTTGGTTCTCAGCAACCCCGCCTTTTCGAACCTCATGCAGTTCCTGGAAAGCAAGCAGAAAGAGGGTGGCTCAGATATGACTGCCATCCTAAGCAGTTATTGTACTATCATCACCAAAGAGCGTACCGCGGACGATAGATTTAGTTTTGCTGCGATGCTGGGTCAAACAGACGGTCAGACATTCCCCAGTGAAGATGAAGGCATTCCTGGGCACCACCCTGGCTCTGCATACACCGGAGACAACCCGAACATGGCGGGAACTCTACCCAGGCTTAAGCTAGGAAAGCTCCCTCTGGAGCAAGCCCTCGAGACAGATGTTAGGGGCGAGCtggcggatgaggatgcgaAGAACCCTCCAGGCCCAGGTCAGAACACTCTGATCCAAGAGTTTGACCAGAtgatcaagaaggaagaggatgaagaagctccaACTCGTGCTGATATCCCCTATCCTCCGTCAACTGCTCGAGATGTGGCTATAGAGATTCAGAAGGTTAAGGAGAACCGCGACAGGTTCAGGATTGAGGGCAGAACTGGTGGCGTGGGTCCCGCTGTGAGCGTCTGCATGTTCACCTTCCACAACACTTATGATGGGTAGGTAACATGGTCTCATTGGTACTAGGTTTTGACTAACAATCAACAGAATCAACTGTTTGGACTTTTCGGATGATCTTATGCTTGTCGCAGCTGGTATGCAAGAGTCATACATCCGGGTCTGGAGCATGGATGGCAAGAAAATCCAATCGACCTACGACAATGTGGATGATACTCCACCTTCGAACTCCCGTCGTCTAATCGGTCACTCCGGACCGGTCTATTCAGTGGCATTTGCACCATCGATTACCAAGACGGACAATGCTGTCGCCCCGACGAACGCTCGCTGGCTGCTTTCGTCGTCTGCAGATAAGACCATCCGTCTCTGGTCCTTAGACCTTTGGCAGTGCATGGTGGTCTACAAGGGCCATGACCAGCCGGTTTGGGACCTTCAGTGGGGCCCCTACGGCCATTACTTCGTTTCTGGCGGACACGACAAGACTGCCCGCCTGTGGGTTACGGATCACATCCGCCAACAGCGCATCTTTGTCGGTCACGACCAAGATGTTGACTGCATCTGCTTCCACCCCAACTCGGCGTACGTCTTCACCGGTAGCTCCGACCACACGGTCCGCATGTGGGCCGTTACCACGGGAAATGCAGTCCGGATGTTCACCGGACACACTGGCAACATTACTGCTTTGGCATGCAGCCGCGATGGAAAGCTCCTCGCATCCGCAGATGACCAAGGATCCATCCTACTGTGGGACCTGGCTCCTGGCCGACTACTGAAGCGCATGCGTGGTCACGGAAAGGGCGGAATTTGGTCCCTGAGCTGGAGCGTCGAGTCAACCGTCCTAGTCtccggtggtgctgatggcaCTGTCCGCGTGTGGGATGTGACGGGCCCGGCTCAGGATCCCTCCCAGGGCCGTGTCGTCGGCGAGGGCGGCGCCGGCACCAAGGTCGACGGCAGCAACCAGCCAGCACCCAGCACTACGCAAACCTCAAGTGCGGTCGCCCCGGGTatgggcaagaagaagggcaaggatgTCGTGGTGACGCCCGACCAGATCAGCGCTTTTCCTACGAAGAAGAGCCCGGTCTACAAGGTGAAGTTTACGATTATGAATTTGATCATTGCCGGGGGCGCCTATCTTCCTTGAGTGAGGGACGTGTATGCAATAGCGCCAGATACCCtttattccttttcttcttttccgcaTTGATCTATATCATCTTTCTGTTCTTCGTTCAGTACGATTTCCTGTCTTCTTATCCCACATTCATGGGCAGGATACTCGGTAGCATGTGGCGTCTTTGGGGGCATTGACGGTGGgcattggtgttggtggcggCATTGTATTTAATTCAGGATGGAAAGatcctactactagttactatTTTTATCTCATATACTCAATACAGCTACTTTGAAACAGGACATCCCACCTAGTACATCACCACTTTGTACAGCATAAAATGATCTTAGACCTATATTCAACATctagtatagtatactatagtTATATCTTCTTAAACAATCCCCCAGCActagcaccagcaccagcaccagcaccaatcCCAgcccccttcttcatcgccgcCGAAGCCTGCAAATCCGCCACCTTAGGCGGCAAAACCAAGGCACTGCGGTCATTTCTCTTATAAAAGTCTACCAAAATCTGCGCCGTCTTGGCCGGTTGATCTTCCTGAATGAAATGGCCTGCTTCCGGCAGGACTTGTAGTTGGTATTTACCTGCAGATATCGATATTAGCATATCATCCACTCAATACAGTTTCAAAAGTGACCAAAATAGATAAAGGAATAGGATGGGGGAGTGTACGCACCCTGCATCTGCCCAATCATCAACTCCTTATCGAGACGATCTGTCCCCGCTAGGAGGAGTAACTTCCCACCACGAGCATCGAGGAACTTGCGACTTAGACCGACGAACCAGTTCTCCCAGAAGGGTTTTGTGGCGGAGAGATTAGTCCGCCAGATCCAGGGTTTGGTGGGGTCGGGTGAGTTGGGATCTTCGtaaaggagggaggggacgGAGACGCGGGCGGAGGTTTTGTTGCGGATTGTGCGCGAGCGGGTGCTTTACAGTTTGATTAAGTAAATGAGTGtggaaggggttggttgaTCACTTACTGCCATTCTATCCCTGaagtgatggatgggaagcGCGATGGGCGGGTCATGAGATAGGTTTCCATGCTTTGAAGGGCATCCATGGCGGATCCTGGTCCTTGCCGTTagtgtttttttttatcctcCTTTGCTTGTAGTTTGCTTGATGAGATGAGGTGAAGGCCGGCTTACCCTCTACAACATCCAAAACTGCATATGCTAGTACTTTACTTCCCAGCTCGCCCTGTCTGGCTACATCGGTGATCACCGCACCACCTAGACTATGGCCGACAAGGACCAGATCGGGGAGACTCTCCCAGCCCATTCGGGACTGGGTTTCGCGGACCACGAAGACGAGGTCCCGGTTGAGCGTCTCGAGGCTTAGATCTAGCTCGATGCCCTCGCCCCCGTCCTCGTCTGAGGCGTGGGTAACTGCCGTGCTGCCGTGATCGCGTGCATCTATGGACAAGATGCCGGCTTTGGGGATGATTTTGCGGATCTCGCCGGCGCATGCGGCGAATGATAAACCGGATGAGCCGGCGCCGTGGTGCATGACGAAGAGAGGACTGGAGGagtctgctggtggtgtgAGGTAGACATGGTGAGTGATCTTAGTGTTGTTGGGTGTGTCTATTTGTGTGAGATAGAGCTCCTGGGTGAAGTAGTCTGTCCAGGGGAGGGTTGTTTGTTGGACGGATCTGATAAGTGTGTTAGTTTGGTGATCGCTAGATACTGAACTGTGGGGGGAGAGGCGGCAGTGTGAGGGTTATACGCACCCGCGTCCTGGCCTTGCGAACAGTTGTCTGCTGGGTGAGGGAACTATTGTCCCTGttgatgaggttgaggaagagtcATCGTCGTGACTgacctcctcgtcgaggGGTTGCATGGACGGCCCGGTTGGCGGTTGGAGAGGCAGCTTGGCCAGTCTGGACTTGGCAAAAGATTTTTGCAGCTCGCTCATGAAGGCTGCACAGGTTTACTGGGTAGATAGGTAAATGGGGTTGTGAATAGGATCAGCTCTAGGCTTGGAGGTGTGGATGTTGACATTGGAGAGGAGCTTGAATCGGGagttggagctggagctggcgaGTGGATCATGCGgttgatggaggggatgtttAGTGGCGGGTGAGTAGATCTGGAGGGGAATGATAGGCGTATGTGCTATTGGCACCACTATGGTCCAGATGTAGGATCTGTAGATTGGATATGgagttctttttttgttaCAGTAGAAAATATGTCTAAAGTATAAGAGGACTTATAGAAAGATAAGCTGACGGAGGAATGGATTTGCTGCATACCAAGATGGCTGATACCGTACATACCGTATTGTATTGACTGATGATACTTGATGGTATTTTGCAGAtcacatttttttttcttccaggGATCTTTCTCCCAGTGGGTCTTCGATCTTATCAACTGGGGTCTGTATAGAGTGAATTTGATTGTCTATCCACAATTCTACTCTAAATCATATTCTAGATGATATACAACAAGTATGCCCCAGGATGGGTTTCCCCACGGTGCGGCAGGTCAGCTGACCAGGCGTGTGCCTGATGGATCGACGCGCTAATTGTGTACTTCCTGCTTTTCTCTTTGTTCTTAATCTATTGATACATTCAAAGAGGATTGTCTTCTCCCACCATGCACCTATACCTTGCAATTCCAATCCTGCCCATCTATTGTTTCACCTCCTCGTCCTTACCATTTACTCTCCATCCTGCACCAGCAAATGGCGGTGATGATATTGTGTCCATGACGGTGACATAAGCCTGCCGTGACGTCACGGCTGAGCATTGCCGCCAGCCAAATGCCAGCCGGTGATGCTCGCAACCATCATGGATCCCCTTGTGTGCTTTTGGGGCCCTCCCGGTTCCACTATCCAGCCATTGCTATGCCGTGACGTCAACATCTGCCTCATGACTCTCTCCTTCGGCATCCCGATCGATGTCGCGCCTTCGTTTCTTATCACGACCCATCTCGCCCCCGCACCTATCGTTCTATATTCTATAGAGCACCAGGGTGAAGAAAAGCACAATGGTGTCCCTTAAATTTAGACGAAGCGAGGAGTCTGACAGGACCGGCGAGCAGCGCGATCGAGAGGATGAGCGACGACACGATGAGCCAGATGAGCGCACACGACTGCTCCCGCGCGAGCCCCCGGCCTATCTGAGCCCTGATGACCCTGCTGTGAGCTTCGCATAGCACCTCCCTTCAACGTAGATTATGGCTAACACCAGGCTCGCCAGGTCTCTCCCTACAACCTCTGGGGCATCCGAGCCCTACGaggcctctcctccctcttcctcgccatcaGCTTCATCTGGTGGaccttccttctcgtctccctcttcgtcagTCCACCCATGATGCACTCGCGCGGATCCGGATTCTTCAGTTTCGCCTACACGACTCTGACAACCGGGTATCTCCTGCTTGGACTCCTGTTCTTCGCTATCCCGTCGAAACCCATGTCCGTATCcggtatcatcatcgccatcttcctcctcatcgacatgATCCTTACTCTAGCCGTCCCTCGCATCCGGCTTGAAGAAGGCTGGGTGGGAGTCGCATCGGTAGTCTGGGCAGCTTTCATCTCTCTCTATACTATCGTCCAGAACCACTCCGTGGCATGGGGTAagcgggaggaagaggagcgtcTGACAGGGCGGCCGGAAACCCGCCGTCCCCTGCGCGAATGGGTCGCTGTTCTCATTCAGACCGTCTTCCTGGTCATTTTCGCTATCATTGTCATCCTGTTTACCGCCACCTTGATCCTTCGCGCCCGCGATGCAtccctccccgcccccgGCAAGAAATACTACGTTAACGGCGACAGCTACCAAGTACACCTCCACTGCGTCGGTAACGCTACCCACAGTCTTCAGAATGACACCCCGACGGTCCTCATCGAAGGCGGCGACTGGCCCGTCGAACATACCCTGCAGCCATTCATCCACGATGCATACCAGTCCGGCCTCGTCCCTCGTTACTGCTACTGGGATCGTCCCGGCTTCGGCTGGTCCGACAACgcgccctcccccttctctgcCGGCATGGCAGCAGATGCCCTATCCGAAGCACTCGCTCTCGCCGGCGAAGAGGGCCCCTGGATCCTCGTTTCGGCCAGCGTTGGTGGCATCTACAGCCGCATCTTCGCCAGTCGCCACCTGCTCGAGATCTCTGGAATCGTTCTGATCGACAGCCTCCACGAAGACTACCTCAGTAACATCGGCTCCCCGGGCCGCGGCTTCACACTCTGGCTCCGCGGCATCTTCACCCCGCTAGGACTGGACCGTATCGCCGGAGCCATCTTCAAGGGACGCACGCGCGAAGACCGCGTCTACGGCC
This genomic window contains:
- the TAF5 gene encoding putative transcription initiation factor TFIID subunit (COG:K;~EggNog:ENOG410PFWW;~InterPro:IPR037783,IPR036322,IPR019775,IPR015943, IPR007582,IPR001680,IPR020472,IPR037264,IPR006594, IPR017986;~PFAM:PF00400,PF08513,PF04494;~go_function: GO:0005515 - protein binding [Evidence IEA]); this encodes MSAPGGAPSPAPRSGSMGPGGGMSMPPQQPMTNAGPVTPGPPAPPPPPPGGPMSQQNLNQIVIDYLAKKGYSRTEAMLRIESAHQEIDGRPPMPPLGEDARPKYRMGFDLLKVWVEDNLDLYKPELRRVLWPLFVYTFINMVSSFKPQDAKQFFDLNKNLFLPEHTEDVRALEPISLPEHVQANSTAKLYRTNKYRLVLSNPAFSNLMQFLESKQKEGGSDMTAILSSYCTIITKERTADDRFSFAAMLGQTDGQTFPSEDEGIPGHHPGSAYTGDNPNMAGTLPRLKLGKLPLEQALETDVRGELADEDAKNPPGPGQNTLIQEFDQMIKKEEDEEAPTRADIPYPPSTARDVAIEIQKVKENRDRFRIEGRTGGVGPAVSVCMFTFHNTYDGINCLDFSDDLMLVAAGMQESYIRVWSMDGKKIQSTYDNVDDTPPSNSRRLIGHSGPVYSVAFAPSITKTDNAVAPTNARWLLSSSADKTIRLWSLDLWQCMVVYKGHDQPVWDLQWGPYGHYFVSGGHDKTARLWVTDHIRQQRIFVGHDQDVDCICFHPNSAYVFTGSSDHTVRMWAVTTGNAVRMFTGHTGNITALACSRDGKLLASADDQGSILLWDLAPGRLLKRMRGHGKGGIWSLSWSVESTVLVSGGADGTVRVWDVTGPAQDPSQGRVVGEGGAGTKVDGSNQPAPSTTQTSSAVAPGMGKKKGKDVVVTPDQISAFPTKKSPVYKVKFTIMNLIIAGGAYLP
- the ppe1 gene encoding putative ribosomal protein/carboxylic ester hydrolase (Ppe1) (BUSCO:EOG09264E5J;~COG:S;~EggNog:ENOG410PI68;~InterPro:IPR016812,IPR000073,IPR029058;~MEROPS:MER0036069;~PFAM:PF12697,PF00561;~go_function: GO:0051723 - protein methylesterase activity [Evidence IEA];~go_process: GO:0006482 - protein demethylation [Evidence IEA]), translated to MSELQKSFAKSRLAKLPLQPPTGPSMQPLDEEVSHDDDSSSTSSTGTIVPSPSRQLFARPGRGSVQQTTLPWTDYFTQELYLTQIDTPNNTKITHHVYLTPPADSSSPLFVMHHGAGSSGLSFAACAGEIRKIIPKAGILSIDARDHGSTAVTHASDEDGGEGIELDLSLETLNRDLVFVVRETQSRMGWESLPDLVLVGHSLGGAVITDVARQGELGSKVLAYAVLDVVEGSAMDALQSMETYLMTRPSRFPSITSGIEWHTRSRTIRNKTSARVSVPSLLYEDPNSPDPTKPWIWRTNLSATKPFWENWFVGLSRKFLDARGGKLLLLAGTDRLDKELMIGQMQGKYQLQVLPEAGHFIQEDQPAKTAQILVDFYKRNDRSALVLPPKVADLQASAAMKKGAGIGAGAGAGASAGGLFKKI
- a CDS encoding uncharacterized protein (BUSCO:EOG09261YRA;~COG:S;~EggNog:ENOG410PHE1;~InterPro:IPR029058,IPR019431;~PFAM:PF10329;~TransMembrane:5 (i69-87o99-121i128-150o156-174i203-229o)), producing MVSLKFRRSEESDRTGEQRDREDERRHDEPDERTRLLPREPPAYLSPDDPAVSPYNLWGIRALRGLSSLFLAISFIWWTFLLVSLFVSPPMMHSRGSGFFSFAYTTLTTGYLLLGLLFFAIPSKPMSVSGIIIAIFLLIDMILTLAVPRIRLEEGWVGVASVVWAAFISLYTIVQNHSVAWGKREEEERLTGRPETRRPLREWVAVLIQTVFLVIFAIIVILFTATLILRARDASLPAPGKKYYVNGDSYQVHLHCVGNATHSLQNDTPTVLIEGGDWPVEHTLQPFIHDAYQSGLVPRYCYWDRPGFGWSDNAPSPFSAGMAADALSEALALAGEEGPWILVSASVGGIYSRIFASRHLLEISGIVLIDSLHEDYLSNIGSPGRGFTLWLRGIFTPLGLDRIAGAIFKGRTREDRVYGRSSYQTGKIVKAKLQENLVAESMTSSEIQTARHVQMADTPLVVISSGIEVRKSEKWAKRQEELTKITKNLKNFDIVKGAPHEVWRDVEGRRVIEKRLGELVKKDE